One Spiroplasma sp. NBRC 100390 DNA window includes the following coding sequences:
- a CDS encoding Cof-type HAD-IIB family hydrolase produces the protein MTEIKLIAVDLDGTALNSTGEMSPHTLEVLQGLAAKDIKLVIATGRPLYQTKHIVTNLGLTDKNDFTVSLNGSVVANNATEEILFCDYFDQQLLRELYADVLAFDLDTLIMFDADHSSFNKMLLHCKGFEDKMTKHYLSSFTEVQDEVTACLYTNNFKVNVNKIYISSYTSDINRFVAKWKDKIEISQEIRGDRSALEITSRNINKASGIAQICQKYRLTAKNVMAFGNEHNDVAMLQWAGIGVAMGNAPDDVKAIANLVTDDNDHDGIAKVIETVVFE, from the coding sequence ATGACAGAAATTAAGTTAATTGCTGTTGATTTAGATGGAACAGCTTTAAATTCAACTGGTGAAATGTCACCACATACGTTAGAAGTTTTGCAAGGACTAGCGGCAAAGGATATTAAATTAGTAATTGCGACTGGGCGGCCATTATATCAGACAAAGCATATTGTCACAAATTTAGGATTAACGGATAAGAATGATTTTACTGTTAGTTTAAATGGCTCGGTTGTGGCAAATAATGCCACTGAAGAAATTTTATTTTGTGATTATTTTGATCAACAATTATTACGAGAACTTTATGCTGATGTCTTGGCATTTGATTTAGACACCTTAATTATGTTTGATGCTGATCATTCTTCGTTTAATAAAATGTTGTTACATTGTAAGGGTTTTGAAGATAAAATGACCAAACATTATTTATCATCTTTTACTGAAGTTCAAGATGAAGTAACAGCGTGTTTATATACGAATAATTTTAAGGTTAATGTTAATAAAATCTATATTAGTAGTTATACTTCCGATATTAATCGTTTTGTTGCAAAATGAAAGGATAAAATTGAAATTTCGCAAGAAATCCGTGGTGATCGTTCAGCGTTAGAAATTACTAGTCGTAATATTAATAAAGCAAGTGGTATTGCACAAATTTGTCAAAAATATCGGTTAACAGCAAAGAATGTCATGGCTTTTGGGAATGAACATAATGATGTTGCTATGTTACAGTGAGCGGGAATTGGGGTGGCAATGGGGAATGCCCCCGATGATGTCAAAGCAATTGCTAATTTAGTAACTGATGATAATGACCATGATGGGATTGCAAAAGTAATTGAAACAGTAGTTTTTGAGTAA
- a CDS encoding vitamin B12-dependent ribonucleotide reductase yields the protein MYSKELINSLNKDIREHFPHLKEIEENYNMVFAGVSRMVVLDRYAQKDNELKTLKANDLVLTVIKDDGWFPTRGIGNVVAVDRKNDTVDIQIEDDYAHSIDPDLLINNSNNIIRKNLHMVEKPLEIFYEQIAWRVGNALSKNEQKHNVYRDQFFNELKDLNIIPAGRVLYGAGSNSDVTFFNCFVMPFIKDSREGISIHRKEVMEIMSHGGGVGTNGSTLRPRGTVAKSVGGRSSGAVSWLNDLSTLTHLVEQGGSRRGAQMIMMADWHPDVIEFIISKMQNPKILRWLKENSKDKLIRDEASRKIKFAPLSELDRNLYEYALNNETEIGNDRVINEARIKLEEGGAWEVNNPSFLSGANISVTLTHKFMKAVEDDVEWELQFPDLDNYTKAEKAFYDEKWAEIGDINEWQAMGYKVKTYYRMRARDLWDLINFCANYSAEPGIFFLDTANDMTNAKAYGMKVVATNPCGEQPLAPYSVCNLAAINLANFVNKATKEILYDKLKTTVETCVRMQDDVIDATPYFLEANQKQALGERRVGLGVMGLHDLLIFHGVRYGSKAGNKIVDKIFELIATEAYRASIVLAQEKGSFPFLSSREKFIETGYMKKMPEDIRQEILKHGIRNSHLLTIAPTGSTGTMVGVSTGLEPYFGFKFYRSGRLGKNIEVNAKIVDEWLKYNPEYTAETLPDIFVAAMDLAPEDHADTQCIIQRWVDSSISKTVNAPRGYSVKDVEKIYTRLYKGGAKGGTVYVDGSRDSQVLSLTTDENHPALEQLNLDDLGVEVDNRPNKKVTENLETVGKLRGINQDRNIGAEVGDVCPICKEGTMIDAGGCVTCNNCNVQLKCGL from the coding sequence ATGTACTCAAAAGAATTAATTAATAGTTTAAATAAGGATATCAGAGAACATTTTCCCCATTTAAAAGAAATCGAAGAGAATTATAATATGGTTTTTGCTGGGGTTTCAAGAATGGTCGTGCTTGATCGTTATGCTCAAAAAGATAATGAACTAAAAACATTAAAAGCAAATGATTTAGTATTAACTGTAATTAAAGATGATGGTTGATTTCCAACGCGGGGAATTGGGAATGTTGTTGCTGTTGATCGTAAAAACGATACTGTTGATATTCAAATTGAAGATGATTATGCTCATAGCATTGATCCCGATTTATTAATTAATAATTCAAATAATATAATTCGAAAAAACTTGCATATGGTTGAAAAACCATTAGAAATCTTTTACGAACAAATTGCCTGAAGGGTGGGGAATGCCCTTAGTAAAAATGAACAAAAGCATAATGTTTATCGTGACCAGTTTTTTAATGAATTAAAAGATTTAAATATTATTCCTGCCGGACGGGTATTATATGGGGCTGGAAGTAATAGTGATGTTACTTTTTTTAACTGTTTCGTAATGCCATTTATTAAAGATTCACGGGAAGGAATTTCAATCCATCGAAAAGAAGTGATGGAAATTATGTCACATGGGGGTGGCGTTGGAACAAATGGTTCAACATTACGTCCCCGTGGAACAGTGGCTAAAAGTGTTGGTGGTCGTTCATCGGGAGCCGTATCATGATTAAATGACTTATCAACATTAACCCATTTAGTGGAACAAGGGGGATCACGTCGTGGTGCTCAAATGATTATGATGGCTGATTGGCATCCAGATGTGATTGAATTTATTATTTCTAAAATGCAAAACCCAAAAATTTTACGTTGATTAAAAGAAAATTCAAAAGACAAATTAATTCGTGATGAAGCAAGTCGAAAAATTAAGTTTGCGCCATTATCAGAATTAGATCGTAATCTTTATGAATATGCTTTAAATAATGAAACTGAAATTGGTAATGATCGTGTTATTAATGAAGCTCGCATCAAGTTAGAAGAAGGTGGTGCTTGGGAAGTTAATAATCCTTCATTCTTATCGGGAGCAAATATTTCAGTAACTTTAACGCATAAATTTATGAAAGCAGTTGAAGATGATGTTGAATGAGAACTACAATTTCCGGACTTAGATAACTATACCAAAGCAGAAAAAGCTTTTTATGATGAAAAATGAGCTGAAATTGGTGATATTAATGAATGACAAGCAATGGGATATAAAGTTAAGACATATTATCGTATGCGTGCTCGTGATTTATGAGACTTAATTAATTTCTGTGCTAATTACTCAGCAGAACCAGGAATTTTCTTCTTGGATACTGCAAATGACATGACAAATGCCAAAGCTTATGGGATGAAAGTTGTTGCCACAAACCCTTGTGGAGAACAACCATTGGCGCCTTATTCGGTATGTAACTTAGCAGCGATTAACTTAGCTAATTTTGTTAATAAAGCAACAAAAGAAATCTTATATGATAAACTAAAAACAACTGTTGAAACTTGTGTTCGTATGCAAGATGATGTAATTGATGCAACACCGTATTTCTTAGAAGCTAACCAAAAACAAGCGCTAGGTGAACGAAGAGTTGGATTAGGAGTAATGGGATTACATGACTTGTTAATTTTCCATGGTGTTCGTTATGGAAGCAAAGCAGGAAATAAAATTGTTGATAAGATATTTGAATTAATTGCTACGGAAGCTTATCGAGCATCAATTGTTTTAGCTCAAGAAAAAGGGTCATTTCCATTTTTATCATCTCGTGAAAAATTCATTGAAACTGGTTATATGAAAAAAATGCCAGAAGATATTCGTCAAGAAATTCTAAAACATGGAATTCGTAATTCACACTTATTAACAATTGCACCAACTGGTTCAACTGGAACAATGGTTGGAGTTTCAACTGGATTAGAACCATACTTTGGCTTTAAGTTCTACCGTTCAGGACGATTAGGAAAAAACATTGAAGTTAATGCTAAAATTGTTGATGAATGATTAAAATATAATCCGGAATATACGGCAGAAACATTACCAGATATTTTTGTTGCCGCAATGGATTTAGCCCCAGAAGATCATGCGGATACCCAATGTATTATTCAACGTTGAGTTGATTCCTCAATTTCAAAAACCGTTAATGCTCCACGAGGATATTCGGTAAAAGATGTTGAAAAAATTTATACCCGTTTATATAAAGGTGGTGCCAAAGGGGGAACGGTCTATGTTGATGGTTCACGTGATTCACAAGTATTATCATTAACAACCGATGAAAACCACCCAGCATTAGAACAATTAAACTTAGATGATTTGGGGGTTGAAGTTGATAATCGTCCAAATAAAAAAGTAACGGAAAATCTTGAAACAGTTGGAAAATTACGTGGAATTAATCAAGACCGTAACATTGGTGCTGAAGTTGGTGATGTTTGTCCAATTTGTAAAGAAGGAACAATGATTGATGCTGGTGGCTGTGTTACATGTAATAACTGCAATGTTCAGTTAAAATGTGGGTTATAA
- a CDS encoding MupG family TIM beta-alpha barrel fold protein — protein MLGISIYTNQGITVEKNKEYLQKASQAGFKTVFYSGHYFEKDHNDTDLKELIKYARKLGLYTILDISKPYFSYDLVKNYAPDALRLDFGFSTSEIINLIDNLQCDIQLNGSDNQLGDLSEIIEARGTKRLAISYNFYPKPYTGMDISEFIFRTKILQKYDVPIFVFLATLEYPRGPLFQGLPTIEKFRQVPPYVQLQWYRHFGVENCIISDTMINDSDLKFLVEINNSPELTIRLDYNNLPEQITALLKNKVYHIRNDANSQVLRFVESRGLHNNNANINTWNNHQLVVPRYSLLIDNYLYQRYNGEIYLTKTKLLLNEKTNLIINLKKEGVLIDLLEPSKALKFI, from the coding sequence ATGTTAGGGATTTCAATTTATACAAACCAAGGGATTACAGTCGAAAAGAACAAGGAATATTTGCAAAAAGCATCCCAGGCTGGTTTTAAAACTGTATTTTATAGTGGTCATTATTTTGAAAAAGACCATAATGATACTGATTTAAAGGAACTAATTAAATATGCCCGTAAATTGGGGTTATATACAATTTTAGATATTAGTAAACCTTATTTTAGCTATGACTTAGTTAAAAATTATGCTCCCGATGCATTACGATTAGATTTTGGGTTTTCAACATCAGAAATTATTAATCTGATTGATAATTTACAATGTGATATTCAACTAAATGGCAGTGATAACCAGTTAGGAGATTTATCAGAAATTATTGAAGCACGAGGGACAAAACGATTAGCAATTTCTTATAATTTTTATCCAAAACCATATACTGGTATGGATATTAGTGAGTTTATTTTTCGAACAAAAATATTGCAGAAATATGATGTTCCAATTTTTGTTTTTCTTGCCACTTTAGAATATCCCCGTGGTCCTTTATTTCAGGGGTTACCAACAATTGAAAAATTTCGTCAAGTTCCACCATATGTGCAATTACAATGATATCGTCATTTTGGGGTTGAAAATTGTATTATTAGTGATACAATGATTAATGATTCTGACTTAAAGTTCTTAGTAGAAATTAATAACAGTCCAGAATTGACCATTAGATTAGACTATAATAATTTACCAGAGCAAATTACGGCACTATTAAAAAACAAGGTTTATCATATTCGGAATGATGCTAATAGCCAAGTTTTACGATTTGTGGAAAGCCGTGGGTTACATAACAATAATGCAAATATTAACACATGGAATAATCATCAGTTAGTTGTTCCACGTTATAGTTTATTAATTGATAATTATTTGTATCAGCGTTATAATGGCGAGATTTATTTAACAAAAACAAAACTGTTACTTAATGAAAAAACAAATTTAATAATAAATTTGAAAAAGGAAGGAGTTTTAATAGATTTATTAGAACCTTCTAAAGCACTTAAGTTTATTTAA
- the murQ gene encoding N-acetylmuramic acid 6-phosphate etherase, giving the protein MQKIDLSKIDTEQRNTNSMELDQVDTMGILTIINNEDAKIAAAVQAQLPTITKVIDLIFTRFNQGGRLIYMGAGTSGRLGILDASEMLPTYGLKSDQIIGIIAGGDDAIRTPAEGAEDDRQLGVTDLKALNLQPLDTVVGIGASGRTPYVLAGLEYAKTIGALAVGLCMTKNSEMLAVADEVIAIETGAEVVTGSTRMKAGTATKLVCNMISTTLMVKWGKVYQNLMVDLIATNEKLRVRTARIVKAVTNASDDDVAKALTAANYACKNAIIMILKNVSYAESETLLAEYDNLVTKVINDK; this is encoded by the coding sequence ATGCAAAAAATTGATTTGTCAAAAATAGACACGGAACAACGAAATACAAATAGCATGGAACTTGATCAAGTTGATACAATGGGCATTTTAACAATCATTAATAATGAAGATGCTAAGATTGCCGCGGCAGTGCAAGCACAATTGCCAACAATTACAAAAGTAATTGATTTAATTTTTACTCGTTTTAATCAAGGCGGAAGATTAATTTATATGGGGGCTGGAACATCAGGGCGACTTGGTATTCTTGACGCTTCAGAAATGTTACCAACTTATGGTCTTAAATCTGATCAAATTATTGGCATCATTGCTGGTGGTGATGATGCAATTAGAACCCCAGCTGAAGGAGCTGAAGATGATCGTCAGTTAGGTGTTACTGATTTAAAAGCGCTAAATTTGCAACCATTAGATACTGTTGTTGGGATTGGAGCGTCAGGACGAACACCTTATGTTTTAGCTGGTTTAGAATACGCAAAAACAATTGGTGCTTTAGCGGTTGGTTTATGTATGACAAAAAATTCGGAAATGTTAGCGGTTGCTGATGAAGTTATTGCAATTGAAACAGGAGCGGAAGTTGTGACTGGAAGTACAAGAATGAAAGCGGGAACAGCAACGAAATTAGTATGTAATATGATTTCAACAACTCTAATGGTTAAATGAGGAAAAGTATATCAAAACTTAATGGTTGATTTAATTGCTACAAATGAAAAACTAAGAGTGCGAACAGCACGAATTGTCAAAGCAGTAACAAACGCTAGTGATGATGATGTTGCTAAAGCATTAACTGCAGCAAACTATGCATGTAAAAATGCGATTATTATGATTTTAAAAAATGTTTCTTATGCGGAAAGTGAAACATTATTAGCAGAATATGATAATTTAGTAACAAAGGTAATTAATGATAAGTAA
- a CDS encoding PTS transporter subunit EIIC produces MAKDPKKTAKDIADIVKPDNVVSYTNCLTRLRLNLKPGANVDLEKLKTTPNVMGILTPSPTELQIVLGPGFVANVTQAFGKLVNAGKTAYNENDGTDQFVTAAEAAQAVKGEMKAKQNWVQTFFTKFSKIFSPMIIGFIGAGILSGIAGIMQSVYGGVMDTNHAPAAAVSWFNALNLILNIWKNAFIIIVGWRTCEVWGGSGVLGAMTAAIYSPVFVSSVVPMLVVGDANHVNYLGINISNPLTNWLTVGFRPELVNGKLVFGNPSGNILGALLTATAALWMERGVRKFMPGVLDTIGTPTLVLFGLLLLNIFLLIPISGYLYQAVAWFFAHLYTNPFGAFVLAAIFLIAVAFGVHQGFIPIYGILIKETGVNGLFPILGMAGMAQVGAGIALWIMATKGSLLRRQIQGALIPAIFGIGEPMIYGVTLPRIRPFVTASIGAGFGGFFIGAVYMWGHVTFGLNAMFGPSGILATFMMTTDTGNIPLAVGIYLVGSVISVAAGWLITMFGYSRIVKAGGKDMKELYRKDGKYKLYQKILWTLAFITIIGIFIYWTVSYYQLPKEERSKMAHVKVE; encoded by the coding sequence ATGGCAAAAGATCCGAAAAAGACAGCCAAAGATATTGCTGATATTGTCAAACCGGATAATGTTGTTTCATATACAAATTGTTTAACAAGATTACGGCTTAATTTAAAGCCAGGAGCAAATGTTGATTTAGAAAAACTAAAAACAACTCCTAATGTAATGGGAATTTTAACACCTTCACCAACTGAATTACAAATTGTTTTAGGACCAGGATTTGTTGCAAATGTTACACAAGCATTTGGGAAACTAGTTAATGCTGGTAAAACAGCTTATAACGAAAATGATGGTACTGACCAGTTTGTGACAGCAGCAGAAGCAGCTCAAGCAGTTAAAGGTGAAATGAAAGCAAAGCAAAATTGAGTACAAACTTTTTTTACTAAATTTTCAAAAATCTTTTCACCAATGATTATTGGGTTTATTGGTGCTGGGATTTTATCAGGGATTGCTGGGATTATGCAATCAGTATACGGGGGAGTGATGGACACAAATCACGCTCCAGCAGCTGCAGTGTCATGATTTAATGCTTTAAATTTAATTTTAAATATTTGAAAAAACGCCTTTATTATCATTGTTGGTTGAAGAACTTGTGAAGTATGAGGTGGTAGTGGTGTTTTGGGAGCGATGACAGCTGCCATTTATTCACCAGTATTTGTAAGTAGCGTTGTTCCAATGCTAGTTGTTGGTGATGCTAATCATGTTAATTATTTAGGAATTAACATTAGTAACCCATTAACAAACTGATTAACAGTTGGGTTTCGTCCCGAACTAGTTAATGGTAAATTAGTGTTTGGTAATCCATCAGGAAATATTTTAGGGGCATTATTAACAGCAACTGCAGCGTTATGAATGGAGCGCGGGGTTCGTAAGTTTATGCCAGGGGTTTTAGATACAATTGGAACACCAACCTTGGTATTATTTGGTCTATTATTATTAAATATTTTCTTATTAATTCCAATTTCAGGATATTTATATCAAGCTGTAGCATGATTCTTTGCTCATCTATATACTAATCCGTTTGGAGCATTTGTTTTAGCAGCGATATTCTTAATAGCGGTTGCCTTTGGTGTTCATCAGGGGTTTATTCCAATTTATGGAATTTTAATTAAAGAAACTGGGGTTAATGGTTTATTCCCAATTTTAGGAATGGCGGGAATGGCCCAAGTTGGAGCTGGAATTGCTTTATGAATTATGGCAACAAAAGGAAGTTTATTACGTCGTCAAATTCAAGGGGCTTTAATCCCCGCAATCTTTGGAATTGGTGAACCAATGATTTACGGGGTAACTTTACCACGAATTCGTCCTTTTGTAACAGCATCGATTGGAGCTGGTTTTGGGGGATTCTTTATTGGTGCTGTTTATATGTGAGGACACGTTACGTTTGGATTAAATGCAATGTTTGGTCCATCAGGAATCTTAGCAACCTTTATGATGACAACTGATACTGGGAATATTCCATTAGCAGTTGGAATTTATTTGGTGGGATCGGTTATTTCCGTTGCCGCTGGATGGCTTATTACAATGTTTGGTTATTCCCGAATTGTTAAAGCCGGCGGAAAAGATATGAAAGAACTATACCGCAAAGATGGAAAATATAAACTATATCAAAAAATTTTATGAACATTAGCTTTTATTACTATTATTGGAATTTTTATTTACTGAACAGTATCATATTATCAATTACCAAAAGAAGAACGTAGTAAAATGGCCCATGTTAAAGTTGAATAA
- a CDS encoding MurR/RpiR family transcriptional regulator, with protein sequence MTENEIIRKIKAISIDTDHRFSFIAKYILQNLIIVPDITIKEMAEYTYTSVATINRFTKFLELDGYKELIHIIKYFNHNLAGEESIMAGESNNALMFNTYHNIIRSLHETFRLGLKQKETINKVITNLKTAQRIVVFAVGGTYNVAKDFQEKLLRVGFNIIAVNDFHNGYFLAQQLNADDLAFFVSYSGETLDLIKLAKVCQQNQTPIVVVCRQSNNTLSNLANYEITISSNESIERLISTTSRFALLFGLDMIYFALLATDLEHYRHVLEQTLVPKF encoded by the coding sequence ATGACCGAAAATGAAATAATTCGTAAAATTAAAGCAATTAGTATTGATACTGATCATCGCTTTTCTTTTATTGCAAAATATATTTTACAAAATTTAATTATTGTCCCAGATATTACAATTAAAGAAATGGCTGAATATACTTATACGTCAGTTGCAACAATTAACCGCTTTACTAAATTTTTAGAGTTAGACGGGTATAAAGAATTAATTCATATTATTAAATATTTTAATCATAACCTTGCTGGAGAAGAAAGTATTATGGCTGGGGAAAGTAATAATGCTTTAATGTTTAATACTTATCATAATATTATTCGTAGTTTACATGAAACCTTTCGGTTAGGACTAAAACAAAAAGAGACCATTAATAAAGTAATAACTAATTTAAAGACAGCACAGCGGATTGTTGTTTTTGCCGTTGGAGGAACTTACAATGTGGCGAAGGATTTTCAGGAAAAACTTCTTCGGGTTGGATTTAATATTATTGCGGTGAATGATTTTCATAATGGTTATTTTTTAGCACAGCAATTAAATGCTGATGATTTAGCTTTTTTTGTTTCATATTCTGGTGAAACATTAGATTTAATTAAATTAGCAAAAGTTTGTCAACAAAATCAAACTCCAATTGTTGTTGTTTGTCGTCAATCAAATAATACGTTATCTAATTTAGCTAATTATGAAATTACAATTAGTAGTAATGAATCAATTGAACGTTTAATTTCAACAACAAGTCGTTTTGCGTTGTTATTTGGGTTAGATATGATTTATTTTGCGTTGTTAGCAACTGATTTAGAACATTATCGTCATGTTTTAGAACAAACATTGGTGCCTAAATTTTAA